In Hahella sp. KA22, one genomic interval encodes:
- the gcvP gene encoding aminomethyl-transferring glycine dehydrogenase, with product MSDTRETLAELEQRDAFIGRHIGPDEAEKTAMLNALGVADMETLISKTVPETIRIHEGLELDAPCTEAQALAELKAFAERNKVFKTYIGMGYYNTLTPTVILRNVLENPAWYTAYTPYQPEISQGRLEALLNFQTMIGDLTGMEMANASLLDEGTAAAEAMTMCRRVNAKNKSNVFFVAEDCLPQTIEVVKGRAEPLGIEVVVGDPQKDLQNHDYFAVLLQYPGVNGDVRDYRELIKTAHEANALAIMAADILSLTLLTPPGELGADIAIGNSQRFGVPLFFGGPHAAYIATKDEYKRSLPGRLVGVSVDANGDKAYRLALQTREQHIRRQNATSNICTAQALLAITASMYGAYHGPEGLKRIARRVHRLTTILAEGLKQAGRTVNTAHFFDTVSVATGGDTDAVYQAALQQKINLRRIDDKTLGVSLDETTTREDVAALLHVFASGKPVADVATLDASAKDAIPAELRRQSAFMTHTVFNRYHSETEMLRYLRRLSDKDLALDRTMIPLGSCTMKLNATTEMTPVSWDGFCAIHPFAPLDQTEGYRALIADLERMLSAATGYAAFSLQPNAGSQGEYAGLLAIRAYHHSRGEGDRDVCLIPNSAHGTNPASAQMVGMKVVAVKCDDNGNVDLNDLRLKAEQHSAKLAALMATYPSTHGVFEEGIREVCSIVHQHGGQVYIDGANLNAMVGLCKPGQFGGDVSHLNLHKTFCIPHGGGGPGVGPIGVAAHLAPFLPGHSAMGETAENAIAPISAAPWGSAGILPISWTYIRMMGGEGLTEATKSAILNANYIAKRLEPHYPVLYTGSQGFVAHECIIDVRPFKDSCGVSVDDIAKRLIDFGFHAPTMSFPVPGTLMIEPTESESLAELDRFCDAMIAIREEIRAIENGEYDVDHSPLHHAPHTAADLVGDWDRPYSRERGVYPLKALKADKYWSPVGRIDNVYGDRNLVCACPPMTEYED from the coding sequence ATGAGCGATACACGCGAAACTCTGGCTGAACTGGAGCAGCGGGACGCTTTCATCGGCCGCCATATCGGCCCGGATGAAGCGGAAAAGACCGCCATGTTGAACGCGCTGGGCGTGGCCGACATGGAGACGCTGATCAGCAAAACCGTTCCTGAAACCATCCGCATCCACGAAGGCCTCGAACTCGACGCCCCTTGCACTGAAGCACAGGCGCTGGCGGAACTGAAAGCCTTCGCTGAACGTAACAAAGTTTTCAAAACCTACATCGGCATGGGTTACTACAACACCCTGACGCCGACCGTCATCCTCCGTAACGTATTGGAAAACCCCGCCTGGTACACCGCTTATACTCCGTACCAGCCGGAAATCTCCCAAGGCCGCCTGGAAGCGCTGCTGAACTTCCAAACCATGATCGGCGACCTTACCGGTATGGAAATGGCCAACGCCTCTCTGTTGGATGAAGGCACCGCAGCGGCGGAAGCCATGACCATGTGTCGTCGCGTCAACGCTAAGAACAAGAGCAATGTGTTCTTTGTTGCTGAAGACTGTCTGCCGCAGACGATCGAAGTGGTTAAAGGCCGCGCTGAGCCTCTGGGCATCGAAGTGGTTGTCGGCGATCCGCAGAAAGACCTGCAAAACCATGATTACTTTGCAGTGCTGCTGCAATACCCTGGCGTCAACGGCGACGTTCGCGATTATCGCGAACTGATCAAAACCGCTCATGAAGCCAACGCGCTGGCGATTATGGCGGCGGACATCCTGTCCCTGACCCTGCTGACGCCTCCGGGCGAACTGGGCGCGGATATCGCCATCGGCAACAGCCAGCGTTTCGGCGTGCCCCTGTTCTTTGGCGGCCCCCACGCGGCTTACATCGCCACCAAAGATGAATACAAGCGCTCTCTGCCTGGTCGTCTGGTGGGCGTCTCCGTAGACGCCAATGGCGACAAAGCCTACCGTTTGGCGCTGCAGACCCGTGAGCAGCACATTCGTCGTCAAAACGCGACCTCGAACATCTGCACCGCGCAGGCGCTGCTGGCGATTACCGCTTCTATGTACGGCGCATATCACGGTCCGGAAGGTCTTAAGCGCATCGCCCGTCGCGTGCATCGCCTGACCACTATTCTGGCGGAAGGCCTGAAGCAGGCCGGACGCACCGTCAACACGGCGCATTTCTTTGACACTGTATCCGTCGCCACTGGCGGTGATACTGACGCGGTTTACCAAGCCGCTCTGCAGCAGAAGATCAACTTGCGGCGCATCGATGATAAAACCCTGGGCGTTTCATTGGACGAAACCACTACCCGCGAAGATGTCGCCGCACTTTTACATGTATTCGCCTCCGGCAAGCCGGTTGCGGATGTCGCGACGCTGGACGCCTCCGCCAAGGATGCGATTCCCGCCGAGCTGCGCCGTCAAAGCGCGTTCATGACGCACACTGTATTCAACCGTTATCACTCCGAAACGGAAATGCTGCGTTATCTGCGTCGCCTGTCGGACAAGGATCTGGCGCTCGACCGCACCATGATTCCGCTGGGCTCCTGCACCATGAAGCTGAACGCCACCACGGAAATGACCCCGGTGAGCTGGGACGGCTTCTGCGCGATTCACCCTTTCGCGCCGCTGGACCAGACTGAAGGTTATCGCGCCCTGATCGCTGATCTGGAGCGTATGCTCAGCGCCGCGACCGGTTATGCCGCGTTCTCTCTGCAGCCCAATGCGGGTTCTCAGGGCGAATACGCGGGTCTGCTGGCGATTCGCGCTTATCATCACAGCCGCGGAGAAGGCGACCGCGACGTCTGTTTGATCCCCAATTCCGCACACGGCACCAACCCTGCGTCCGCGCAGATGGTGGGCATGAAAGTCGTGGCGGTGAAGTGCGACGACAACGGCAACGTGGACCTGAACGATCTGCGTCTGAAAGCCGAACAGCACAGCGCCAAACTGGCGGCGTTGATGGCGACCTATCCGTCCACTCACGGCGTATTCGAAGAAGGCATCCGCGAAGTATGCTCCATCGTGCATCAGCACGGCGGTCAGGTATATATCGACGGCGCCAACCTCAACGCGATGGTCGGACTGTGTAAGCCCGGTCAGTTCGGCGGCGACGTGTCGCACCTGAACCTGCATAAAACATTCTGTATTCCTCACGGCGGCGGCGGCCCCGGCGTTGGCCCGATTGGCGTTGCGGCGCATCTGGCTCCGTTCCTGCCTGGCCACAGCGCCATGGGCGAGACGGCGGAAAACGCGATTGCGCCTATCTCCGCAGCGCCTTGGGGCAGCGCGGGCATCCTGCCCATTTCCTGGACTTACATCCGCATGATGGGCGGCGAAGGCCTGACCGAAGCGACCAAGTCGGCGATTCTGAACGCCAACTACATCGCCAAGCGTCTGGAGCCGCACTATCCTGTGCTGTATACCGGTTCGCAAGGCTTCGTGGCGCACGAGTGCATCATCGACGTACGTCCGTTCAAAGACAGCTGCGGCGTGTCCGTTGACGATATCGCCAAGCGTTTGATCGACTTCGGATTCCACGCGCCGACCATGTCATTCCCGGTGCCAGGCACGCTGATGATCGAGCCGACCGAGAGTGAATCTCTGGCTGAGCTGGATCGCTTTTGCGACGCCATGATCGCTATCCGCGAGGAAATCCGTGCAATTGAGAACGGCGAATACGACGTGGATCACAGCCCGCTGCACCACGCGCCGCACACTGCGGCGGATCTGGTGGGCGACTGGGATCGCCCTTACAGCCGCGAGCGTGGCGTGTATCCGTTGAAAGCGCTGAAAGCGGACAAATACTGGAGCCCGGTCGGTCGCATCGACAACGTGTACGGCGACCGCAACCTGGTGTGCGCATGTCCTCCGATGACTGAGTACGAGGACTAA
- the glyA gene encoding serine hydroxymethyltransferase → MFTEDMRIADYDPELSAAINAEKRRQEEHIELIASENYVSPRVMEAQGGVLTNKYAEGYPGKRYYGGCEHVDVAEQLAIDRAKQLFGADYANVQPHSGSQANAGVYLALAKPGDTILGMSLDHGGHLTHGAKPNFSGKIFNAVQYGLNPETGEIDYDQVERLAKEHKPKLVIAGFSAYSRVVDWQRFRDIADSVGAYLIVDMAHVAGLVAAGLYPSPVQIADVTTTTTHKTLRGPRGGLILAKSNPEIEKKLQSLIFPGIQGGPLMHVIAAKAVAFKEALEPAFRDYQQQVVNNARAMADAVKARGYKVVSGGTDNHLFLIDLIDKGVTGKDADAALGRAYITVNKNTVPNDPQSPFVTSGLRIGTPGVTTRGFKEKEVVELANWICDVLDNMGDESVVEKVREKVLSICRDFPVYRANAKSGAAL, encoded by the coding sequence ATGTTTACCGAAGATATGCGGATCGCTGATTACGATCCCGAGCTGTCGGCGGCCATTAACGCGGAAAAGCGCCGTCAGGAAGAACACATTGAATTGATCGCCTCCGAAAACTACGTCAGCCCACGGGTGATGGAAGCGCAAGGCGGCGTCTTGACCAACAAGTACGCGGAAGGCTATCCCGGCAAGCGTTATTACGGCGGCTGCGAGCACGTCGACGTCGCGGAGCAGCTGGCTATCGACCGCGCCAAGCAACTGTTCGGCGCTGATTACGCCAACGTGCAACCCCATTCTGGATCACAAGCCAACGCTGGCGTGTATCTGGCTCTGGCCAAGCCCGGCGACACCATTCTGGGCATGAGCCTGGACCACGGCGGCCACCTGACCCACGGCGCCAAGCCTAACTTCTCCGGCAAAATCTTCAACGCCGTTCAATATGGCCTGAACCCGGAAACCGGTGAAATCGACTACGATCAAGTCGAGCGTCTGGCGAAAGAACACAAGCCCAAACTGGTTATCGCAGGCTTCTCCGCATACTCGCGAGTCGTGGACTGGCAGCGTTTCCGCGACATCGCAGACAGTGTTGGCGCGTACCTGATCGTTGATATGGCGCACGTCGCCGGTCTTGTCGCGGCAGGTCTGTATCCGAGCCCGGTGCAAATAGCCGACGTCACCACCACCACCACGCACAAAACCTTGCGCGGTCCACGCGGCGGTCTGATTCTGGCGAAGTCCAACCCAGAGATTGAGAAGAAACTGCAGTCTTTGATTTTCCCTGGCATTCAGGGCGGTCCTCTGATGCACGTGATCGCCGCCAAGGCGGTAGCGTTCAAGGAAGCCCTGGAGCCTGCGTTTCGCGACTATCAGCAGCAAGTCGTGAATAACGCCAGAGCCATGGCGGATGCGGTGAAAGCGCGCGGCTATAAAGTCGTCAGCGGCGGCACGGACAACCACCTGTTCCTGATTGACCTGATCGATAAGGGCGTAACTGGTAAAGACGCCGACGCCGCGTTGGGTCGGGCTTACATTACCGTTAACAAGAATACGGTGCCGAACGATCCGCAATCGCCGTTCGTAACTTCTGGTCTGCGCATCGGTACGCCCGGCGTCACCACTCGCGGCTTCAAAGAAAAAGAAGTCGTGGAGCTGGCGAACTGGATTTGCGATGTGCTGGACAATATGGGCGATGAAAGCGTCGTAGAGAAAGTCCGCGAGAAGGTGCTGAGCATCTGCCGCGACTTCCCGGTCTACCGCGCCAACGCCAAATCCGGAGCCGCCCTATGA
- a CDS encoding L-serine ammonia-lyase, which produces MAVSVFDLLKIGIGPSSSHTVGPMKAVRQFLQGLQRDSLLEQVITIKAELFGSLAATGKGHGSDKAVMLGLEGETPEDVDTDDVEAKIERIRTRRRIRLLGLHEVEFVEKEHLLMNKRATLPYHPNGMRFTAFNHGAVALRTRTYYSVGGGFVLDEDAVGEDKIVPDTTPLPYAFRTAAQLLEHCRATGYSISRIMMENEKTWRSEEEVRKGLLRIWQVMQDCVENGCRKEGILPGGLKVKRRAAELHRALSRRPESAMKDPLNVLDWVNLYALAVNEENAAGGRVVTAPTNGAAGIIPAVLHYYDRFVGGANDDGIVRFLLTAAAIGVLYKEGASISGAEVGCQGEVGVACSMAAGALAEVLGGTPQQVENAAEVGMEHNLGLTCDPIGGLVQVPCIERNAMGSVKAINAARIALRGDGSHFVSLDKVIKTMKATGADMKTKYKETARGGLAVNVIEC; this is translated from the coding sequence ATGGCTGTAAGCGTTTTTGATTTGCTCAAAATAGGCATTGGTCCTTCCAGCTCCCATACCGTGGGGCCCATGAAGGCGGTGCGTCAATTCCTGCAGGGATTGCAGCGGGACAGCCTGCTGGAGCAGGTTATCACTATCAAGGCGGAATTATTTGGCTCGCTGGCCGCCACCGGTAAGGGGCACGGCTCCGATAAAGCGGTGATGCTGGGCCTGGAGGGCGAAACACCTGAAGACGTTGATACGGATGACGTGGAAGCGAAGATTGAACGTATTCGCACCCGTCGCCGTATCCGTCTGTTGGGTCTGCACGAAGTTGAATTCGTAGAGAAAGAACATCTGCTGATGAACAAGCGCGCGACCTTGCCTTATCACCCCAACGGCATGCGTTTTACGGCGTTTAATCATGGCGCGGTGGCTCTGCGTACGCGGACGTATTATTCCGTTGGCGGCGGCTTCGTTCTGGACGAGGACGCAGTGGGCGAGGACAAGATCGTTCCCGACACCACGCCGCTGCCATACGCTTTCCGCACGGCGGCGCAGTTGCTGGAGCACTGTCGCGCCACGGGTTATAGCATCAGCCGCATCATGATGGAGAACGAAAAGACCTGGCGCAGCGAAGAAGAAGTGCGCAAGGGTCTGCTGCGCATCTGGCAGGTTATGCAGGATTGCGTGGAGAACGGCTGCCGTAAAGAGGGCATTTTGCCAGGCGGTCTGAAAGTGAAGCGTCGCGCGGCGGAACTGCATCGCGCGCTGTCCAGACGGCCGGAGTCCGCCATGAAGGACCCGCTGAACGTTCTCGATTGGGTGAATTTGTATGCCCTGGCGGTGAACGAAGAAAACGCCGCGGGCGGCAGAGTGGTGACGGCTCCGACCAACGGCGCGGCGGGCATTATTCCTGCGGTATTGCACTATTACGACCGTTTTGTTGGCGGCGCCAATGACGACGGCATCGTGCGTTTCCTGCTGACAGCGGCTGCTATCGGCGTGCTGTACAAGGAAGGTGCGTCCATTTCCGGCGCCGAAGTCGGCTGTCAGGGCGAAGTGGGCGTGGCCTGCTCCATGGCGGCGGGCGCGTTGGCGGAAGTGCTCGGTGGAACGCCTCAGCAGGTGGAAAACGCCGCTGAAGTCGGCATGGAGCATAACCTTGGCCTGACCTGTGATCCTATTGGCGGACTGGTGCAGGTGCCCTGCATTGAGCGCAACGCCATGGGCTCGGTGAAAGCGATCAACGCCGCGCGTATCGCGCTGCGAGGGGACGGAAGTCACTTCGTTTCCCTGGACAAGGTCATCAAAACCATGAAAGCCACTGGCGCCGACATGAAGACCAAATACAAAGAGACCGCTCGCGGCGGTCTTGCGGTGAACGTAATCGAATGCTGA
- the gcvT gene encoding glycine cleavage system aminomethyltransferase GcvT — translation MAESHNNAEMAKTPLYDLHVECGAKMVEFAGYAMPVTFPAGIIKEHLHTREKAGLFDVSHMGQVRLKGAGAAEALEALVPGDIVGLEKGAQRYTLFTNDKGGILDDLMVTNTGEDLFLVVNAACKEQDIAHLRKHLGDKLEIEVLEDRALLALQGPAAAGVMGELAPELTKLVFMTGAWATLDGAECFVTRSGYTGEDGYEISVPADRADALARKLLAHPDVEAIGLGARDSLRLEAGLCLYGHDLDTDTNLVAANLKWVLSKPRRADGERAGGFPGADVTLSEFAEGSPRKRVGLAPQGRAPVREGVEIVNGEGQVVGLVTSGGYGPSVEKPVAMGYVNTDCSAMGTELKAIVRGKEVPVTVVSATFVEHRYYRG, via the coding sequence ATGGCTGAAAGTCATAACAACGCCGAAATGGCGAAAACCCCGTTGTATGACCTGCACGTGGAGTGCGGGGCGAAGATGGTTGAATTCGCAGGCTACGCCATGCCGGTGACATTCCCCGCAGGCATTATCAAAGAACATTTGCACACCCGCGAGAAGGCCGGACTGTTCGATGTCTCCCACATGGGGCAGGTGCGTCTGAAAGGCGCTGGCGCGGCGGAAGCGCTGGAAGCCCTGGTTCCCGGCGATATCGTCGGCCTGGAGAAGGGCGCGCAGCGCTACACGCTGTTCACCAATGACAAAGGCGGCATTCTGGACGACCTGATGGTCACCAATACTGGCGAAGACTTGTTCCTGGTGGTGAACGCCGCTTGCAAGGAGCAGGACATTGCTCATCTGCGTAAGCACCTTGGCGACAAGCTGGAAATCGAAGTGCTGGAAGATCGCGCGTTGTTGGCGCTGCAAGGCCCTGCTGCGGCGGGCGTGATGGGAGAACTGGCGCCTGAGCTGACCAAGCTGGTTTTCATGACCGGCGCGTGGGCGACCCTGGATGGCGCTGAGTGTTTCGTCACTCGTTCCGGCTATACCGGCGAAGACGGCTACGAAATCTCCGTGCCTGCAGATCGTGCGGATGCGTTGGCGCGCAAATTACTGGCGCATCCTGACGTTGAGGCTATTGGCCTGGGCGCGAGAGATTCTCTGCGTCTGGAAGCCGGTCTGTGTCTGTATGGCCATGATTTGGACACGGACACCAATCTGGTGGCGGCGAACCTGAAATGGGTGCTGTCCAAACCGCGTCGCGCCGATGGCGAACGCGCAGGCGGTTTCCCTGGCGCGGATGTGACCCTGAGTGAGTTTGCTGAAGGTTCTCCTCGCAAACGCGTTGGTCTGGCTCCGCAAGGTCGGGCGCCAGTGCGTGAAGGCGTTGAGATCGTCAACGGGGAAGGGCAAGTAGTTGGCCTGGTCACCAGCGGCGGTTACGGTCCCAGCGTTGAGAAACCGGTGGCGATGGGCTACGTCAACACTGACTGTTCCGCTATGGGAACTGAGCTGAAAGCGATCGTGCGCGGTAAAGAAGTGCCGGTGACTGTCGTATCAGCGACCTTCGTTGAGCACCGCTACTACAGAGGCTGA
- a CDS encoding ABC transporter substrate-binding protein, protein MFAPKLVLLAFLSCSLAFFASHSHADKLVQEEITYYIVEDLASPFQIASDGVNKGGLITDLVEIIFRDTPIQLAPKPLPVNRLHRVIREDKNTIWLTYDAKVWNSLTDVGSFVEEPLFTVNHALLTCNDHPKSITGEAELLGMTLVILDNFNYPELRRMEARRSLTLTGVEKYEQGFRLTAAGRVDGFVEMEIRLRYNLAQESEPPSDCYRFVNMDAVIPPYDIYLSLSKQASPELRNMVTQRVKELKASEDYQQVIARYTDRRKKADQTKRVEAATAAPCPHACPTAANQPL, encoded by the coding sequence ATGTTCGCACCCAAGCTCGTTTTGTTGGCGTTTCTGAGTTGCTCACTGGCCTTTTTCGCTTCGCACTCCCATGCGGACAAGCTCGTCCAGGAAGAGATCACCTACTACATCGTTGAAGACCTGGCCAGCCCTTTTCAGATCGCCTCCGATGGCGTCAACAAAGGCGGATTGATCACCGACCTGGTGGAAATCATTTTTCGAGACACGCCGATACAGCTTGCTCCCAAGCCGCTGCCGGTCAATCGTCTGCACCGCGTTATCAGAGAGGACAAGAACACAATCTGGCTGACCTACGACGCCAAGGTCTGGAATTCCCTGACAGATGTGGGGAGTTTTGTGGAAGAGCCTTTATTTACTGTTAATCATGCATTGCTGACCTGCAATGATCACCCTAAAAGCATTACCGGAGAGGCGGAATTACTGGGGATGACTCTGGTCATACTCGACAATTTCAATTATCCCGAACTACGCCGCATGGAAGCCCGCAGGTCGCTCACGCTAACAGGCGTGGAGAAATACGAGCAGGGCTTTCGTTTAACCGCCGCAGGGCGCGTCGACGGGTTTGTAGAGATGGAAATTCGTCTGCGCTATAACCTGGCGCAGGAGAGCGAACCACCCTCGGACTGCTATCGTTTCGTCAATATGGACGCGGTGATACCACCTTATGACATCTATCTCAGTCTGAGTAAGCAGGCAAGCCCAGAATTACGGAATATGGTGACGCAGCGGGTCAAAGAGCTTAAAGCCAGTGAGGATTATCAGCAGGTTATCGCCCGTTACACGGACAGACGCAAGAAAGCGGATCAAACAAAGCGGGTGGAGGCGGCTACCGCCGCTCCCTGCCCGCATGCGTGCCCTACAGCGGCGAATCAGCCTCTGTAG
- a CDS encoding DUF2868 domain-containing protein has translation MMPDKFNDRLQAEAIRHIQESEAYAALALREPAHTSGQGLEQHVLDRARQMGEDVGLGARLQKTAEAAKKVAFGAMALLFCLGALAARQAFDGGQQGSVNFFWLLLALLGVNTLMLALWAGGMALASRKAKTGMLGQTLEWMVAYWMGKLGGKNGADAAAAQAWFAVMNAGAVGRWNLSRLSHALWLSYLLGGSTMILLMLAARQYDFIWETTILSESSFQTLTQTLAALPQWFGFSAPTPEQIAASRIGGSPANAEAARQAWSGLLLGGMLTYGIIPRLLLLAASWVAYGRARAAFRLNLARPYYVRLKQKLIPATRVLGVVDADEDGRPQADPEPQQAQEETPPTQSCWLGVELDNAHMAAGDGVSEAFNLGNVLDREGQHAALQRAQALKQTPLVLAVSLQRSPDRGLKRFLAQLTEGRKSLTWLELCETAGYFDQDTQGRDIRICDWHQLAAECGIEPQRVVHRVIGTHSEGEMKHG, from the coding sequence ATGATGCCGGATAAGTTCAACGACCGGCTGCAGGCTGAAGCGATTCGGCATATTCAGGAAAGTGAGGCGTACGCGGCGCTTGCGTTGCGAGAGCCTGCGCATACCTCGGGTCAGGGGCTGGAGCAGCATGTGTTGGACCGGGCCCGGCAGATGGGGGAAGACGTCGGCTTGGGCGCACGTCTGCAAAAGACGGCGGAGGCGGCCAAGAAGGTCGCTTTTGGCGCGATGGCGTTGCTGTTTTGCTTGGGGGCCTTGGCGGCCAGACAGGCGTTTGATGGCGGGCAACAAGGCAGCGTCAATTTCTTCTGGCTGTTGCTGGCGCTGCTGGGCGTCAACACGCTGATGCTGGCGTTATGGGCGGGTGGCATGGCGCTGGCGTCGCGTAAGGCCAAAACTGGCATGCTCGGCCAGACGCTGGAGTGGATGGTGGCCTACTGGATGGGCAAGCTGGGCGGCAAGAACGGCGCAGACGCCGCTGCGGCGCAGGCATGGTTCGCCGTCATGAACGCCGGGGCGGTGGGGCGCTGGAATCTAAGCCGACTGTCCCATGCGCTGTGGCTGTCCTATTTGCTGGGTGGGTCGACGATGATTCTGTTGATGCTGGCCGCTCGCCAGTATGACTTTATTTGGGAGACCACCATCCTGTCTGAATCTTCTTTCCAAACTCTGACTCAAACCCTGGCGGCTTTGCCGCAATGGTTTGGCTTCTCTGCGCCGACGCCGGAGCAAATCGCCGCCAGTCGTATCGGCGGATCGCCAGCTAACGCTGAGGCGGCGCGTCAGGCGTGGTCGGGTTTGCTGCTGGGCGGCATGTTGACCTATGGGATCATCCCCCGTCTTCTGTTGCTGGCCGCCTCCTGGGTCGCATACGGGCGTGCGCGCGCCGCTTTTCGCCTGAATTTGGCGCGTCCTTATTACGTCCGTTTAAAACAGAAGCTGATCCCGGCCACGCGGGTGCTGGGCGTGGTGGATGCGGATGAAGACGGTCGTCCTCAGGCGGACCCCGAGCCTCAACAGGCGCAGGAGGAAACCCCACCGACCCAAAGCTGCTGGCTTGGCGTGGAATTGGACAACGCCCATATGGCTGCCGGGGATGGCGTTTCCGAGGCGTTTAATCTGGGCAATGTGTTGGACCGGGAAGGCCAGCATGCGGCGCTACAGCGCGCCCAGGCGCTGAAACAGACGCCATTGGTGCTGGCGGTGTCGCTGCAACGTTCTCCAGATCGCGGCTTGAAGCGGTTCCTGGCGCAACTGACAGAAGGGCGCAAATCGTTGACCTGGCTGGAGTTGTGCGAAACGGCGGGATATTTCGATCAGGATACGCAGGGGCGCGACATACGCATCTGCGACTGGCACCAATTGGCGGCGGAATGTGGAATAGAACCGCAACGGGTCGTACACCGGGTGATCGGAACGCATTCCGAAGGAGAGATGAAGCATGGATAA
- a CDS encoding GTPase/DUF3482 domain-containing protein, translating into MDNATPTKTRSGIGGDPISVAVVGHTNAGKTSLMRTLLRDLKFGVISNHPGATRHVEAGQILVNETPVITLFDTPGLEDSIELLEALEKLRPEQDNGLGRLRAFIQDLDRYPQFSQEAKVIRQLLQDELIFYVVDVREPVLGKYRDELKVLSFAARPVIPVLNFIAAPRSNLAQWREQLAALNLHAQVEFDTVAFNFEDEKRLYQKMQALMAARYNDLQQLIEERQKQWESQMDSAAQRIAALWTDVASFRLMTANEEVEIQTAAERMQEQVRKAESDCVADLLQIFRFADEDVTVAALPVRDGEWELDLFDPDNMKRMGVEAGSGAAAGAAVGVGVDLMAGGITLGAAAALGALAGVVWQTGRRYREDLTAAIRKQRKLCVDESTLKVLWLRQQYLFEALQKRGHASQQPMALADGGSPELPGDWSRWLRKARGNPEWSSLRPGCDLDDQERVAFIKTIGSNLPGVLVKS; encoded by the coding sequence ATGGATAACGCGACGCCGACTAAGACACGTTCAGGTATCGGCGGCGACCCGATTTCCGTGGCGGTGGTCGGTCACACCAACGCGGGTAAAACTTCCCTGATGCGCACCTTGTTGCGCGATCTGAAATTCGGCGTTATCTCCAATCATCCTGGAGCCACCCGGCATGTGGAGGCGGGCCAGATTCTGGTCAATGAAACGCCGGTCATCACGCTGTTTGATACGCCGGGGCTGGAGGATTCCATCGAGTTGCTGGAGGCGCTGGAAAAACTGCGTCCGGAGCAGGATAACGGGCTGGGACGGCTGCGCGCTTTTATTCAGGATCTGGATCGCTATCCGCAGTTCTCGCAAGAAGCCAAGGTGATCCGGCAGCTATTGCAGGACGAACTGATATTTTATGTCGTGGATGTCCGCGAGCCGGTGCTGGGGAAGTACCGGGACGAGCTGAAAGTGCTCAGCTTTGCGGCGCGCCCGGTGATTCCCGTGCTGAATTTTATCGCTGCGCCGCGCTCCAATCTGGCGCAGTGGCGTGAGCAACTGGCGGCGTTGAATCTGCATGCTCAGGTAGAGTTCGACACAGTCGCTTTCAATTTTGAGGACGAGAAACGTCTCTATCAGAAGATGCAGGCGTTGATGGCCGCCCGTTATAACGACTTGCAACAGCTTATCGAAGAGCGCCAGAAGCAGTGGGAATCCCAGATGGACAGCGCCGCGCAGCGCATCGCCGCTTTGTGGACGGACGTGGCCAGTTTTCGTCTGATGACGGCGAACGAGGAAGTGGAAATTCAGACGGCGGCGGAACGGATGCAGGAGCAGGTGCGCAAGGCGGAGTCCGATTGCGTCGCCGATCTGTTGCAGATTTTCCGCTTCGCTGACGAGGACGTGACTGTCGCCGCCTTACCGGTTCGCGATGGCGAATGGGAGCTGGATTTGTTTGATCCGGACAATATGAAGCGTATGGGCGTCGAGGCCGGCAGTGGCGCGGCGGCCGGCGCGGCGGTAGGCGTTGGCGTCGATTTGATGGCCGGTGGGATCACCTTGGGCGCGGCGGCGGCGCTGGGCGCCCTGGCGGGGGTGGTGTGGCAGACGGGACGCCGATATCGCGAGGATTTGACCGCGGCGATACGTAAACAACGCAAGTTGTGCGTGGACGAATCCACCCTCAAAGTATTGTGGCTGCGGCAACAGTATTTATTCGAAGCGCTGCAGAAGCGGGGACATGCGTCGCAACAGCCGATGGCTCTGGCGGACGGCGGCTCCCCGGAATTGCCGGGAGACTGGTCGCGCTGGTTGCGCAAGGCGCGAGGCAACCCGGAATGGTCAAGTTTGCGTCCCGGTTGCGACCTGGATGACCAAGAGCGAGTGGCGTTTATCAAGACAATAGGTTCTAA